In Lachnospiraceae bacterium, one DNA window encodes the following:
- the rnr gene encoding ribonuclease R gives MLTELVHDKSYVPMKAKEIAMLLNIPKAMRKELQEVLDELVLEGKLGISKKGKYGKPETFAVVGIFSGHARGFGFVTVEGMEQDVFIPEDKTGSALNGDKVQIVIESEGRNGRRAEGTVLKVLEHANSELVGYYQKNKNFGFVIPDDQKIAKDIFIPQGCDMGAVTGHKVVVKVTDFGDEKKKPEGRVKEILGHVNDPGTDILSLVRAYNLPEAFPEEVMKEVEDVSDQLPTEGLKELPEGFEGRRDLRDLQTVTIDGEDAKDLDDGVTLEILENGNYRLGVHIADVSNYVKEGSALDKEALKRGTSVYLVDRVIPMLPHKLSNGICSLNQGTDRLAMSCLMEVDAQGNVVDHEICESVIRSDRRMTYTAVNAILSEADTQEKEEEKAALLDEYKDFVPMFERMKALSGILREKRSKRGAIDFDFPESKIILDEKGKPVDIHPYERNVATKIIEDFMLLANETVAEDYFWQSVPFLYRTHDEPDPEKMKQLGVFINNFGYSLRLSNGEVHPKELQKLLDKIEGKPEEPLLARLTLRSMKQAKYTTQCTGHFGLAARYYTHFTSPIRRYPDLQIHRIIKECLHGGMKEKRIAHYDKVLPQVAVQTSALERRADEAERETEKMKKCEYMSKFVGQTFEGVISGVTNWGFYVELPNTVEGLVRISELRDDYYIFDESRYELVGEMSRKVYKLGQPVRVVVAGTDKLLRTVDFVLENQMV, from the coding sequence ATGCTGACGGAGCTGGTGCATGATAAGTCTTATGTGCCTATGAAGGCGAAGGAGATCGCCATGCTTTTAAATATCCCCAAGGCTATGCGGAAAGAATTGCAGGAAGTGTTAGATGAACTGGTTTTGGAAGGAAAGCTGGGTATCTCCAAAAAGGGAAAATATGGAAAGCCGGAAACCTTTGCAGTAGTGGGTATATTTTCAGGACATGCAAGAGGCTTTGGTTTTGTTACTGTGGAAGGTATGGAACAGGATGTGTTTATACCGGAGGATAAGACCGGAAGCGCCTTAAATGGTGATAAGGTGCAGATCGTCATCGAATCGGAAGGCCGTAACGGACGCAGGGCAGAAGGTACGGTCTTAAAGGTGTTAGAGCATGCTAACAGTGAGCTGGTGGGTTATTACCAGAAGAATAAGAATTTTGGCTTTGTGATCCCGGATGATCAGAAGATCGCTAAGGATATTTTTATCCCCCAGGGCTGTGACATGGGGGCTGTGACCGGACATAAGGTTGTGGTAAAGGTAACGGATTTCGGAGATGAGAAAAAGAAGCCGGAAGGGCGGGTCAAGGAGATCTTAGGACATGTAAATGATCCCGGCACAGATATTTTATCTTTGGTACGTGCTTATAATCTTCCGGAAGCTTTTCCGGAGGAAGTAATGAAGGAAGTAGAGGATGTTTCGGATCAGCTGCCTACGGAAGGTTTAAAGGAATTACCGGAAGGCTTTGAGGGCAGAAGGGATTTAAGAGATCTGCAGACGGTGACTATAGATGGAGAGGACGCCAAGGATCTGGATGATGGGGTGACTCTGGAAATACTGGAAAATGGGAATTACCGTCTGGGTGTGCATATTGCAGATGTAAGCAATTACGTAAAAGAAGGAAGTGCACTGGATAAAGAGGCATTGAAGCGTGGAACCAGTGTGTATCTGGTGGACCGTGTGATCCCCATGCTGCCGCACAAGCTTTCCAATGGGATCTGCTCATTAAATCAGGGAACAGACCGTCTGGCTATGAGCTGTCTTATGGAGGTAGATGCTCAGGGAAATGTGGTGGATCATGAGATATGCGAAAGTGTGATCCGGTCTGACAGACGGATGACTTATACGGCAGTAAATGCTATTTTGTCAGAGGCTGATACACAGGAGAAGGAAGAGGAAAAGGCGGCTTTACTGGATGAGTATAAGGATTTTGTTCCTATGTTTGAGCGTATGAAGGCGCTGTCTGGTATTTTAAGGGAGAAGCGCAGTAAAAGGGGAGCTATTGATTTTGATTTTCCGGAGAGCAAGATCATTTTGGATGAGAAGGGAAAGCCGGTAGACATTCATCCTTATGAGAGAAATGTAGCTACAAAGATCATTGAGGATTTTATGCTCCTTGCAAATGAAACGGTGGCAGAGGACTATTTCTGGCAGTCTGTTCCTTTCCTGTATAGGACCCATGATGAGCCGGATCCTGAGAAGATGAAGCAGCTGGGGGTATTTATTAATAATTTTGGGTATTCTTTAAGGCTGTCTAACGGGGAAGTGCATCCGAAAGAGTTGCAGAAGCTCCTTGATAAGATTGAAGGGAAGCCAGAGGAGCCGCTGCTTGCAAGGCTGACATTACGGTCTATGAAGCAGGCAAAGTATACTACCCAGTGTACAGGACATTTTGGGCTGGCTGCAAGGTATTATACTCATTTTACATCGCCTATACGCAGATATCCGGATCTGCAGATCCACCGGATCATAAAAGAGTGTCTCCATGGGGGAATGAAAGAAAAGCGGATCGCTCATTATGATAAGGTGCTGCCACAGGTGGCAGTGCAGACTTCAGCCTTAGAACGTCGTGCGGATGAAGCGGAACGTGAGACTGAGAAGATGAAGAAGTGCGAATATATGTCTAAGTTTGTAGGACAGACCTTTGAAGGAGTGATCTCAGGAGTTACTAATTGGGGATTTTATGTGGAATTGCCTAATACAGTGGAAGGCCTGGTGCGAATTAGTGAGCTACGGGATGATTATTATATTTTCGATGAGAGCAGATATGAGCTGGTAGGAGAAATGAGCAGGAAGGTGTACAAGCTGGGGCAGCCGGTACGTGTAGTTGTGGCCGGTACAGATAAGCTTTTGCGGACTGTTGATTTTGTTCTGGAAAATCAGATGGTATAA
- a CDS encoding electron transfer flavoprotein subunit alpha/FixB family protein, which yields MSEFTNKNIWVFIETDEGKAKSVGLELLNPGRMLAEKSGEKLVAVVFGKDNAEAIEQVKGYGPDQVISVSGGEYEKYSFDAYTYAMTSLVEKYQPSAILIGATNNGRDFAPRLSCRLRTGLTADCTSLDYDAESGNVAWTRPAFGGNLMAVIMCPNTRPQIGTVRPGVFKKTPVEGKEAEVITEEVTVPAEKIRTKLLESIREAAAGVVNLEDAEVIVAGGRGMGGPENFKLCEELAEVLGGAVGASRAAVDAGWIGHAHQVGQTGKTVGPKLYIACGISGAIQHLAGMSGSDCIVAINKDPEAPIFKAADYGIVGNLFDVLPTLTAEIKKLKA from the coding sequence ATGAGCGAGTTTACAAATAAAAATATCTGGGTATTTATTGAAACAGATGAAGGAAAAGCAAAAAGTGTAGGTCTGGAGCTGTTAAATCCGGGCCGTATGTTAGCAGAAAAGTCCGGTGAGAAGTTAGTTGCCGTTGTATTTGGCAAGGACAACGCAGAAGCTATAGAACAGGTAAAGGGATATGGACCTGATCAGGTTATCAGTGTATCCGGCGGTGAATATGAGAAATACAGCTTTGATGCATATACCTATGCAATGACAAGCCTGGTTGAAAAATATCAGCCAAGTGCGATCCTGATCGGTGCTACCAATAATGGCCGTGATTTTGCCCCAAGACTGTCCTGTCGTCTGCGCACAGGCCTGACAGCTGACTGTACCAGCCTGGATTATGATGCAGAAAGCGGAAATGTAGCATGGACAAGACCTGCATTTGGCGGAAACCTTATGGCAGTGATCATGTGCCCGAATACAAGACCTCAGATCGGTACTGTACGCCCAGGCGTATTTAAGAAGACACCGGTAGAGGGAAAGGAAGCAGAAGTCATTACAGAAGAAGTGACTGTTCCGGCTGAAAAGATCCGTACTAAACTGTTAGAATCCATCAGGGAAGCAGCAGCTGGTGTGGTAAATCTGGAAGATGCAGAAGTGATCGTAGCAGGCGGCCGTGGAATGGGAGGTCCTGAAAACTTTAAGCTTTGCGAAGAGCTGGCAGAAGTATTAGGCGGAGCCGTAGGTGCATCCCGTGCAGCAGTTGATGCCGGATGGATCGGACATGCACATCAGGTAGGCCAGACAGGTAAGACTGTAGGACCCAAGCTTTACATTGCATGTGGTATATCAGGTGCCATCCAGCATTTAGCAGGTATGTCCGGATCTGACTGCATCGTTGCTATTAATAAAGACCCGGAAGCACCTATCTTCAAAGCTGCTGACTATGGTATTGTAGGAAATCTTTTTGATGTACTGCCAACACTGACAGCAGAGATCAAAAAATTAAAAGCATAG
- a CDS encoding enoyl-CoA hydratase/isomerase family protein, whose product MDYQYILVDVKDRIATVTINRPEYSNAFARESYFEIADAMNTLGAREDVGAIVITGAGKHFSAGGDIKRFKMLVDTGAYLKAEDIEAVSAMPMSIRNCPKPVIAMINGVATGAGLSCALACDFRIVEPSSKMIMAFVNMGLCGDNESIYTLMRLVGPDKAELMMMTGDAYKGEQCVKTGLATVLAEDGKLAETTYALAAKLASKSSTAHAGQKRLIRKYFYGGMENFAKDEGIEMAAASRQPDFTEAVNAFIEKRMPAYNLPHK is encoded by the coding sequence ATGGATTACCAGTACATATTAGTAGACGTAAAAGACCGGATCGCTACTGTTACTATCAACCGTCCGGAATACAGCAATGCTTTTGCCAGAGAATCCTATTTTGAAATTGCAGATGCCATGAACACCTTAGGCGCAAGAGAAGATGTAGGCGCTATTGTTATCACAGGCGCAGGAAAACACTTCTCAGCAGGCGGCGATATCAAACGCTTTAAAATGTTAGTCGATACCGGGGCTTACTTAAAAGCCGAAGACATTGAAGCTGTCAGTGCTATGCCTATGTCTATCCGCAACTGCCCGAAACCTGTGATCGCCATGATAAACGGTGTTGCAACCGGTGCCGGATTAAGCTGCGCACTTGCCTGCGATTTCCGTATTGTAGAACCATCCAGCAAAATGATCATGGCTTTCGTAAATATGGGACTTTGCGGCGACAATGAAAGTATCTATACTCTTATGCGCTTAGTAGGACCAGACAAAGCAGAACTGATGATGATGACCGGCGATGCCTACAAGGGTGAACAGTGTGTAAAGACCGGTCTTGCAACTGTTTTAGCGGAAGATGGAAAACTGGCAGAGACCACTTATGCACTGGCTGCAAAACTGGCATCAAAATCATCCACAGCCCACGCTGGTCAGAAACGCCTGATCCGCAAATATTTCTACGGCGGCATGGAAAACTTTGCAAAAGATGAAGGCATAGAAATGGCTGCTGCTTCCCGCCAGCCTGATTTTACAGAAGCTGTCAACGCTTTTATTGAAAAAAGAATGCCTGCTTACAATCTCCCTCATAAATAG
- a CDS encoding enoyl-CoA hydratase-related protein has protein sequence MEYQNFKLEIDEQGIAVFTANRPEKMNALNDFSWAEMNQFFTWADKADEVKVIIVTGAGDKAFIAGADLNSLKTKKSTDCLGGAGQRALDLIQHCSKPVIAAVNGYAFGGGCETAIACDFRVVSEDALFALPETGLGILPGAGGTQRLSRLIGLGRAQDVILLGRKIGGPEAAQIGLATKCVPKDDLMAEAKKMAGKLIAKGPVAIRIAKRVVQASMSSSQEVGELLEMLALSTLCSTEDKLEGVSSFLEKRIPEYKGK, from the coding sequence ATGGAATACCAGAATTTTAAGCTAGAGATCGATGAGCAGGGAATCGCAGTGTTTACTGCAAACCGGCCGGAGAAGATGAATGCATTAAATGATTTTTCATGGGCAGAGATGAACCAGTTTTTTACATGGGCAGACAAAGCCGATGAAGTAAAGGTAATTATCGTAACTGGCGCAGGAGATAAGGCATTTATTGCCGGTGCTGATCTTAACAGCCTGAAAACAAAGAAATCTACAGACTGCTTAGGCGGCGCTGGGCAGAGGGCACTGGATCTGATCCAGCATTGCTCTAAACCTGTGATCGCGGCTGTAAATGGATATGCGTTTGGAGGCGGCTGTGAAACAGCTATTGCCTGCGATTTCCGTGTTGTATCAGAAGATGCTTTATTTGCACTTCCGGAAACTGGACTGGGAATTTTACCAGGAGCCGGTGGGACACAGAGATTGTCAAGACTGATCGGACTGGGAAGAGCCCAGGATGTGATCCTTTTAGGACGCAAGATCGGCGGACCGGAAGCAGCACAGATCGGACTTGCTACTAAATGCGTGCCAAAGGATGATCTGATGGCAGAAGCAAAGAAAATGGCAGGAAAGCTGATCGCAAAGGGACCGGTTGCTATCCGCATTGCAAAACGTGTGGTACAGGCATCCATGTCTTCCAGTCAGGAAGTAGGAGAACTTCTTGAAATGTTAGCACTCAGTACGCTGTGCAGCACAGAAGATAAGTTAGAAGGCGTAAGTTCATTTTTAGAGAAGAGAATTCCTGAGTATAAGGGCAAATAA
- a CDS encoding CoA transferase, whose translation MKPLEGITVVELSTYIAAPSCGRILATQGARVIKVESPSGDVERKFGPTLFCPANDEENPIYDTLNGGKDALMLDLKKPEDMERFHKLLAKADVFVTNNRIQALKKMGLDYDSLKERYPQLIYAILLGYGEKGPKVNFPGFDAIAMFATGGLIQDMMVDAPGSYPVYLPMGFGDLICGTVLAGAIGTALYGRDKNGKGDYVSVSLYGAAMWMFSIMSTGTQFGYKWPRERYQGGPMGVPYKTKDNRWILPVVNEYERYWRPFCQAVGAQEIIDDPRYCTKQATFDPKNREDCIRYFEGCFSKLNADDVLPKLEAADIIVSELGHFKDNHTSEQALVNGFMSPITYPNGDQITLAMPPVKMGCVEQPHAEKARKIGEDNEKLFKEFDL comes from the coding sequence ATGAAACCATTGGAAGGGATTACCGTAGTAGAACTGTCTACTTATATTGCAGCCCCCTCATGCGGACGTATTCTGGCAACACAGGGAGCGCGGGTCATTAAAGTAGAATCACCATCAGGGGATGTAGAACGTAAATTTGGTCCTACCTTATTCTGTCCGGCTAATGACGAGGAAAACCCCATTTATGACACCTTAAACGGCGGAAAAGATGCCCTGATGCTGGATCTTAAGAAACCGGAAGATATGGAACGTTTCCATAAATTATTAGCAAAAGCAGATGTATTTGTTACAAACAACCGTATCCAGGCTTTAAAGAAAATGGGACTGGATTATGATTCCTTAAAAGAGCGCTATCCACAGCTGATCTATGCCATCCTGTTAGGATACGGTGAAAAAGGTCCAAAGGTCAACTTCCCTGGCTTTGATGCCATTGCCATGTTTGCTACCGGCGGTCTGATCCAGGATATGATGGTAGATGCCCCTGGAAGCTATCCGGTTTATCTGCCAATGGGCTTTGGCGACCTGATCTGCGGAACTGTTCTTGCAGGTGCCATCGGTACTGCATTATATGGAAGAGATAAGAATGGAAAAGGCGATTATGTATCCGTTTCCCTGTACGGCGCAGCTATGTGGATGTTCAGCATCATGTCCACAGGTACCCAGTTTGGCTACAAATGGCCTAGAGAGCGTTACCAGGGCGGACCTATGGGCGTTCCTTACAAAACAAAAGATAACCGCTGGATCCTTCCAGTTGTTAATGAATACGAACGTTACTGGAGACCATTCTGTCAGGCAGTGGGTGCCCAGGAGATCATCGATGATCCAAGATACTGCACCAAGCAGGCTACCTTTGACCCGAAGAACCGTGAAGACTGCATCCGCTACTTTGAAGGCTGCTTCTCTAAGCTGAACGCAGATGATGTTCTTCCAAAACTGGAAGCTGCCGATATCATTGTCAGCGAGCTGGGACATTTTAAAGATAACCACACCAGCGAACAGGCTCTTGTAAACGGATTTATGAGCCCGATCACCTATCCAAACGGTGATCAGATCACATTGGCAATGCCGCCTGTAAAAATGGGCTGCGTAGAACAGCCTCATGCTGAAAAAGCCCGCAAGATTGGCGAAGACAACGAAAAACTGTTTAAAGAGTTTGACCTGTAA
- a CDS encoding electron transfer flavoprotein subunit beta/FixA family protein, with the protein MNILVCIKQVPDTTEIKIDPVKHTLIREGVPSIVNPFDACALEMAVRLKEKEGGKVVVISMGPAQAKNALKECLAVGADQAFLVTDRAFGGSDTLATSYILSRAIAAVETKTGEKFDLIFCGKQAIDGDTAQVGPEIAEHMDLPHVTLATAVEMADGKLHVTRDTDEGHDLVEVSLPALVTVTKTTYDPRYPTIKSKMAANRAVIEEITNSDPDMVCEPERLGLNGSPTKVKKTFTPVQTKDAVILNEETGSESAIKLAALLSEAKII; encoded by the coding sequence ATGAATATTTTGGTTTGTATTAAACAGGTGCCAGATACAACAGAAATAAAGATCGATCCTGTAAAGCACACATTGATCCGAGAAGGCGTTCCAAGTATCGTCAATCCTTTTGACGCATGTGCACTGGAAATGGCAGTTCGTTTAAAGGAAAAAGAAGGTGGAAAAGTCGTTGTTATCAGCATGGGTCCGGCCCAGGCTAAGAATGCATTAAAGGAGTGCTTGGCAGTAGGCGCTGATCAGGCATTTTTAGTAACCGACAGAGCATTTGGCGGTTCTGATACACTGGCTACCAGCTATATTTTAAGCAGGGCTATTGCAGCAGTAGAAACTAAGACAGGTGAGAAATTTGATCTGATCTTCTGTGGAAAACAGGCTATCGACGGTGATACAGCACAGGTTGGGCCTGAGATCGCAGAGCACATGGATCTGCCTCATGTAACCTTAGCTACAGCAGTAGAAATGGCAGATGGAAAGCTTCATGTTACAAGAGACACGGACGAAGGACATGATCTGGTAGAGGTTTCTTTACCTGCACTGGTTACAGTGACCAAGACCACTTATGATCCCCGTTATCCAACCATTAAGAGCAAAATGGCAGCGAACAGAGCTGTGATCGAGGAGATCACCAACAGTGATCCTGATATGGTATGTGAACCGGAGAGACTGGGACTAAATGGTTCTCCTACCAAGGTTAAGAAGACATTTACACCTGTCCAGACGAAGGATGCGGTGATCCTCAATGAGGAGACTGGCAGTGAATCTGCTATAAAACTGGCTGCTTTACTGAGTGAAGCTAAGATTATCTGA
- the smpB gene encoding SsrA-binding protein SmpB: MSKESIKLIANNKKAYHDYFIDDKWEAGIELFGTEVKSIRMGKCSIKEAFVKIDKGEVYVYGMHISPYEKGNIFNKDPLRVRKLLLHKCEIMKLNGKIAEKGYTLMPLQVYFKGSLVKVQIGLARGKKLYDKRADIAKKDQRRELEKDFKVKNLY, from the coding sequence ATTTCTAAGGAAAGTATTAAGCTGATCGCCAATAATAAGAAAGCGTATCATGATTATTTTATTGATGATAAATGGGAAGCCGGTATTGAACTGTTTGGTACGGAAGTTAAATCTATCCGCATGGGCAAGTGCAGTATTAAAGAGGCTTTTGTGAAGATCGATAAGGGGGAAGTGTATGTGTATGGTATGCATATCAGCCCTTATGAGAAGGGAAATATTTTTAATAAGGATCCTTTGAGAGTAAGAAAACTGCTTCTTCACAAGTGTGAGATCATGAAGTTAAATGGAAAGATCGCTGAAAAGGGATATACGCTGATGCCGCTGCAGGTTTATTTTAAGGGAAGCCTGGTGAAGGTGCAGATTGGACTTGCAAGAGGTAAGAAGCTGTATGATAAGAGAGCAGATATTGCCAAAAAGGACCAGAGGAGAGAGCTGGAGAAAGATTTTAAGGTGAAGAATCTTTATTGA
- the secG gene encoding preprotein translocase subunit SecG has product MAVVKVLLSIIYVVLGIAISVVILMQEGKSNGLGSAIGGMADSYWSKNKGRSMEGALEHFTRYGAIVFMIITLILNILLKVQG; this is encoded by the coding sequence ATGGCAGTAGTTAAGGTTCTTTTATCCATTATATATGTAGTTCTTGGTATCGCTATTTCTGTAGTCATCCTGATGCAGGAAGGCAAGTCCAACGGACTGGGAAGTGCTATCGGCGGTATGGCAGACAGCTACTGGAGCAAGAATAAGGGACGTTCTATGGAAGGTGCTCTGGAGCATTTTACCAGATATGGAGCGATCGTATTTATGATCATCACCCTTATTCTGAATATTCTTCTGAAGGTTCAGGGATAA
- a CDS encoding ATP-binding cassette domain-containing protein — MFHGDSGNILYDGTDIAQISPELRKIGLVYQSHALFPYMKVWENIAYGLKMRGASKEEQLQTADHLMELLSITHIKNQYPGVLSGGESQRTALARALAVKPDTLLLDEPFSALDQATRQKLQIS, encoded by the coding sequence ATGTTTCACGGAGATTCCGGAAATATCCTCTATGATGGCACAGATATCGCCCAGATCTCACCGGAATTGAGAAAAATCGGCCTGGTTTATCAAAGCCATGCCCTCTTTCCCTACATGAAGGTATGGGAAAATATTGCCTATGGTTTAAAAATGCGGGGCGCATCCAAAGAAGAACAGCTGCAAACTGCTGACCACCTGATGGAACTGCTTTCCATCACCCATATAAAAAATCAATATCCTGGTGTTTTAAGCGGAGGCGAAAGCCAGCGGACCGCACTTGCCAGAGCACTGGCCGTAAAGCCTGATACCCTTCTGTTAGATGAACCATTTTCAGCCCTGGATCAGGCAACCAGACAAAAGCTTCAGATCTCATGA
- a CDS encoding DUF364 domain-containing protein, with translation MNNNECSMQTAFYDDLKQRFLALLTEHGLLQEKVSLHTKMLTPEEAIGIPKRKDFPILSGKDIMVQAECAGCLGQAFTDAPAVFHGTLEEICALDLNTDSHNRGIFIASLNAVMKHLGLVDCTVHCKNDTPELCAADAVSYIHRNYNNPKIGLIGYQPALFEHLAAEFELRVVDLNPDHIGKNCFGVTVEDGNSDEIQQDICDWADLVLCTGSTVCNGTITRYLPLKDKILFFGTSLAGAAKLMDLPRLCFADKYQ, from the coding sequence ATGAATAATAACGAATGCAGCATGCAGACTGCTTTTTATGATGATTTAAAACAACGTTTTCTGGCACTTTTAACAGAGCATGGCCTGCTTCAGGAAAAGGTATCTCTGCACACTAAGATGCTGACGCCGGAAGAAGCCATCGGTATCCCGAAGCGGAAAGATTTTCCTATCCTTTCCGGAAAAGATATTATGGTGCAGGCTGAATGCGCCGGCTGTCTGGGCCAGGCATTTACTGATGCACCGGCTGTTTTTCACGGAACCTTAGAGGAAATCTGCGCTCTGGATCTGAACACTGACTCCCACAACCGTGGCATCTTCATTGCCTCCCTGAACGCAGTGATGAAGCACCTTGGTCTCGTAGACTGTACCGTACACTGCAAAAACGATACACCTGAATTATGTGCAGCCGATGCAGTAAGCTATATCCACAGAAATTACAATAACCCGAAGATCGGACTTATAGGCTATCAGCCTGCGCTTTTTGAGCATCTTGCCGCTGAATTTGAGCTTCGCGTTGTGGACTTGAACCCGGATCATATCGGCAAAAACTGTTTTGGTGTCACAGTCGAGGACGGAAACTCTGATGAGATCCAACAGGACATATGTGACTGGGCAGATCTGGTCCTCTGTACCGGAAGCACCGTCTGCAACGGAACCATCACCCGCTATCTCCCTCTGAAGGATAAGATCCTCTTCTTCGGAACATCTCTTGCCGGAGCAGCTAAGCTTATGGATCTGCCCCGTCTTTGCTTTGCCGATAAGTATCAGTAA
- a CDS encoding MATE family efflux transporter has protein sequence MTSHIDNTNPLFAGKSIPKIIIQLSWPAILEQFLICMANLADTAMVGSIGPAATASVAINISSVWLINGFITALSAGFSYLVSHAIGEGNKTKVESAVRQSLTAAILLGFFLTLIVFSIHQKLPVWLGAAPEVLPGATAYMGIFSLGLIGETLGVVLSADLRSAGNTRIPLAANLTSNLFNVIGNFFLIYPSRQIHLPFGNISVWGAGLGVKGAAISTACSQYLLAAILLWVIYRIQTPVKLTLKGNYRFQKPLLHQLFRISFPVMIERSTLCMGQVALTAMISGLGTLPLAAHYLTNQTEGLLYLPAYGFSFSATALIGQSLGAGDKKLAKRFAKDICLISAAVILAACIPVYILSGSIIHLFTNDPQVIDLGRITLRIAAATEIFFSFTVMAGGICRGSGDVNFSLMVSLIGMWGFRIGMVWIATHVLGLGVTGVWAAIGIDCFIRACLFAARLISGKWIHE, from the coding sequence ATGACATCTCATATCGATAATACCAATCCACTCTTTGCAGGAAAAAGCATACCAAAAATCATCATACAGCTTTCCTGGCCGGCGATCCTGGAGCAGTTTCTGATCTGCATGGCAAACCTGGCCGATACTGCCATGGTAGGCTCCATCGGACCTGCTGCTACTGCTTCCGTAGCCATCAATATCTCCTCCGTCTGGCTTATCAATGGCTTCATCACAGCCTTAAGTGCCGGTTTTTCCTATCTGGTCTCTCATGCTATCGGAGAAGGCAATAAAACTAAAGTGGAATCCGCTGTACGCCAGTCCCTTACTGCAGCCATTCTCCTTGGTTTCTTCCTTACACTCATAGTATTTTCCATCCACCAAAAGCTTCCTGTATGGCTGGGAGCTGCCCCGGAAGTGCTCCCTGGAGCAACTGCCTACATGGGTATCTTTTCCCTGGGGCTGATAGGAGAAACACTGGGAGTTGTCCTTTCTGCAGATCTGCGCTCTGCCGGAAATACCCGCATCCCCCTTGCTGCTAATCTGACCTCAAACCTGTTCAATGTGATCGGCAACTTTTTCCTCATCTATCCAAGCCGCCAGATCCATCTTCCCTTTGGAAACATATCCGTCTGGGGAGCCGGTCTTGGGGTAAAAGGCGCTGCCATTTCCACAGCCTGTTCCCAGTATCTTCTGGCAGCCATCCTTTTATGGGTAATATACCGGATCCAGACACCTGTAAAACTCACCCTGAAAGGAAACTACCGGTTTCAAAAGCCATTGCTCCATCAGTTGTTTCGTATCAGTTTTCCTGTCATGATAGAACGCAGCACCCTATGTATGGGTCAGGTAGCCCTCACAGCCATGATCTCCGGTCTTGGTACCTTACCTCTGGCTGCCCACTACCTTACCAACCAGACCGAAGGACTTCTCTATCTGCCCGCATATGGCTTTTCCTTCTCTGCTACTGCCCTGATCGGCCAGTCCTTAGGAGCAGGTGATAAAAAACTAGCTAAACGTTTTGCAAAAGATATCTGCCTGATCAGTGCAGCTGTCATTCTGGCAGCCTGCATACCTGTATACATCCTGTCCGGCTCCATCATCCACCTGTTTACAAATGACCCACAGGTGATCGATCTTGGCCGCATCACACTCCGCATCGCAGCTGCTACAGAGATTTTCTTCAGCTTCACCGTTATGGCCGGCGGCATCTGCCGCGGTTCCGGTGACGTAAACTTCTCCCTTATGGTAAGTCTCATCGGCATGTGGGGCTTCCGCATCGGAATGGTCTGGATCGCCACCCATGTATTAGGCCTTGGCGTAACCGGCGTATGGGCCGCTATCGGGATCGACTGCTTCATCCGCGCCTGTCTCTTTGCGGCCCGCCTTATCAGTGGAAAATGGATCCATGAATAA